TCGAACTCCTGGCTTTTCAGACTGATCTGATCGTCCAGGTTCACGTACAGCCGTGAATACCAGAAGTAGGCCACGATAACGAAGAACAGCACAGCCATTGCTATTTTTTGGGTTTTGGAATCTTTAAGGTCCATAGCCTATCTTCCTCAGTTTAAGCTCTTGTGGCTGGTCGATTCCGTGCCCACCCTGGAGTCTTCCGCCTGGGCGATCAATCCCCGCAGCTCCTCATCAGAGAGATAGTGGAGATTGCAGGACAGGACAAAGTTGTAGGCCTTGTATTCGCCGAGCGTGATTTCCTTGGTGGAGACCAACTCTACATTTTCAAAGTATTCCGACCGCATGGTGTTGATCATAAAGGACGCCAGGGCGTTGAGCGTAAACGCGTACCCTTCGACCTCGACCGGATGAATGATCGGCTGGGCCGGGTCCACCGGAGTCTCGGCGGATTTTTCACCCGCTTTGGCCTTGGCCTGCGAGGTATCGG
Above is a window of Bacteroidota bacterium DNA encoding:
- a CDS encoding PilN domain-containing protein — protein: MNFGKSGFYAVAAAAGIILMLLAVTVYQKSQLATLNDNIDKAKQRAAMLQKDIQLVDGLTDVKRKISARMSAVESLDSHRSAWVRILEDINRNVPEFVWLGRFTEKDAPPDTSQAKAKAGEKSAETPVDPAQPIIHPVEVEGYAFTLNALASFMINTMRSEYFENVELVSTKEITLGEYKAYNFVLSCNLHYLSDEELRGLIAQAEDSRVGTESTSHKSLN